The Alkalinema sp. FACHB-956 sequence AACCCCGCCATGAAGATCTGCGGGATCACCTTGAGCACTTGATTCAGCATGTTGGTGGCGGGATCGGCGATCGCTGAAATTTTCAACGCTGCCAAGGCCGCCGTTGCCGTTGGAATCAGAATCAGAACGTAGACGAGTAAACCTAAGAGCGAAGAGAGGGATTGACCGGTGGTCGATCGGCTGAGGCCCACTCGGGAACCCATCTGATCAATCCCAGTGGCTGCGACCAAGTTGGACACAATACCCCGGACGATTTGAGCCACGAACCAGCCCACCCCAGCGATGATACTGGCCTCTAGAATTCTGGGCAGGGCCGCTAAAACATCATTCAGCAGATTCTGCACAGGCCCCAGGGTGCCTTTGAGTCCTAGGACATCCAGCAGAATCGGTAGAAAAAAGAGAAATACGAACCAATACAGGGCATTACCCAACGTCTCACTCAGGACGATCGGCGTTTCATTGGATGCACTGTTGAAGCGACTGTCTAACTCAAACGATCGAGCCGCTTGAATGGTTAACCCCTTAACCACGGTCGCAATCACCCAAGCGAGCGCCAAGAGCAACGCAGCCCCGCCTAGTTTGGGCAAATATTCAAAAATAATCGAGAGAAAATTATTGAGGGGCTGGGAAACCGTGGTGAGGTTAAAAAAGTTAAGAACCGCCACCACCGCTAGGATCATGATGATCCAAAATGTGATCCCGCCAGCCACTGCCTCAATGTTGAGACCCGGCTGCGGGGAACCCGCCACCCAATCGGCCAAGCGATTGTCAAGATTTGTCTGTTTGAGAATTCCTTTGACCACGCTGGACACCCAAACGGCGACCAGCCAGCCCAAGAACAGAATCGCGACGGCAATGAAGATATTGGTCAAGATGTTTAACCAGTAGCTGCCATCAAAATTCATCAATCCGAGCGCACCCAGCCAGCTCACGCTGTTGGGGTTGGCCCATTGCAAAACAATATCCATAAGTTAAAACTTCCAACCATAACGGACTGCACAAGCTTGCGCTGTATGACGAGGACTGAAGGACGGGCGTTGCAGTCAGCAGGAACTGAAGTCAAAAAGTTAGCGTGTGGAATACAAAAGGGTTGTTGCTAATAGGGTACTGGCTTAGCCGAATCTGGGAAAGATAGTATTAATACTAAGCAATATAATTATGCTGATTTATGAATGCTCTAAAGAAATTTAGATTAAAGAAATTTAGATTAAACCTGACATGACGTTCCCTTATCCATCTGAGCCTATTGAGCCACAGACCGTTAACCCAGGCATTGAGCCACAGACTGTTAACCGCTGTAGGCCGACCGTAGACCTGTGGGCTCTGACTCCTCCAGGGCCTCAGTCCA is a genomic window containing:
- a CDS encoding mechanosensitive ion channel, whose product is MDIVLQWANPNSVSWLGALGLMNFDGSYWLNILTNIFIAVAILFLGWLVAVWVSSVVKGILKQTNLDNRLADWVAGSPQPGLNIEAVAGGITFWIIMILAVVAVLNFFNLTTVSQPLNNFLSIIFEYLPKLGGAALLLALAWVIATVVKGLTIQAARSFELDSRFNSASNETPIVLSETLGNALYWFVFLFFLPILLDVLGLKGTLGPVQNLLNDVLAALPRILEASIIAGVGWFVAQIVRGIVSNLVAATGIDQMGSRVGLSRSTTGQSLSSLLGLLVYVLILIPTATAALAALKISAIADPATNMLNQVLKVIPQIFMAGLILAVAYGIGRFIADLVTSLLQGFGFDNILTVLGIQAEPRPSAPIYPESEGEVSRTVQTPSEIAGIVVLVGIMLFATIAAVDVLQLPALKTVVLSVLAVAGQVLVGVLIFAVGMYFANLSARLIRSSGVPQSGTLANTARIVILAFTGAMALERAGVSTNIVNLAFGLLLGAVAVAIAIAFGLGGREVAAEQLRDWVKPFKK